The following coding sequences are from one Saccopteryx bilineata isolate mSacBil1 chromosome 3, mSacBil1_pri_phased_curated, whole genome shotgun sequence window:
- the MRTO4 gene encoding mRNA turnover protein 4 homolog isoform X1, translated as MPKSKRDKKVSLTKTAKKGLELKQNLIEELRKCVDTYKYLFIFSVANMRNSRLKDIRNTWKHSRMFFGKNKVMMVALGRSPSDEYKDNLHQVSKKLRGEVGLLFTNRTKEEVDEWFTKYTEMDYARAGNKATFTVSLDPGPLEQFPHSMEPQLRQLGLPTALKRGVVTLLSDYEVCKEGDVLTPEQARVLKLFGYEMAEFKVTVKYMWDAQSGRFQQMGDDLPDSAPESAEESDDDDDDD; from the exons tTTCCTTAACCAAAACTGCTAAGAAAGGCTTGGAACTGAAACAGAATTTGATAGAGGAG CTTCGGAAATGTGTGGACACGTACAAGTACCTTTTCATTTTCTCCGTGGCCAACATGAGGAACAGCAGGTTGAAGGACATCCGGAACACCTGGAAGCACAGCCG GATGTTTTttggcaagaacaaagtgatgATGGTGGCCTTAGGTCGGAGCCCATCTGATGAGTACAAAGACAACCTCCATCAG GTCAGCAAGAAGCTGAGAGGTGAGGTCGGTCTCCTTTTCACCAATCGCACTAAGGAGGAAGTGGATGA GTGGTTCACAAAATACACAGAAATGGACTATGCCCGCGCTGGAAACAAAGCAACTTTTACTGTGAGCCTGGACCCGGGGCCGCTGGAGCAGTTCCCCCACTCCATGGAGCCCCAGCTGAGGCAGCTGGGCCTGCCCACTGCCCTCAAGAGAG GTGTGGTGACCCTGCTGTCCGACTATGAGGTGTGCAAGGAGGGCGACGTGCTGACCCCAGAGCAGGCCCGCGTCCTG AAGCTTTTCGGATATGAGATGGCTGAATTCAAGGTGACCGTCAAATACATGTGGGACGCACAGTCGGGAAGGTTCCAGCAGATGGGAGATGACTTGCCAGACAGCGCCCCCGAGTCAGCAGAAGAATCAGATGATGACGATGACGACGACTGA
- the LOC136331573 gene encoding aflatoxin B1 aldehyde reductase member 2, protein MLRAASRAVARASARSASRSGSPQARSAGAAAMSRPPQSASGALVRPATVLGTMEMGRRMDAPASAAAVSAFLKRGHTELDTAFMYCDGQSESILGGLGLGLGGGDCKVKIATKANPWDGKSLKPDSLRAQLETSLKRLQCPQVDLFYLHAPDHGTPVEDTLRACHQLHQEGKFVELGLSNYAAWEVAEICTLCKNNGWVLPTVYQGMYNATTRQVETELFPCLRRFGLRFYAYNPLAGGLLTGKYKYEDKDGKQPVGRFFGNSWAETYRNRFWKEHHFKAIALVEKALQAAYSSGAPSMTSASLRWMYHHSQLQGAHKDAVVLGMSSLEQLEQNLAATEEGPLDPAVVQAFDQAWHLVAHECPNYFR, encoded by the exons ATGCTCCGTGCAGCGTCTCGCGCCGTGGCTCGTGCCTCGGCCCGCAGTGCGAGTCGCTCCGGGTCACCGCAGGCTCGCAGCGCCGGCGCCGCAGCCATGTCCCGGCCGCCGCAGTCCGCTTCGGGCGCCCTGGTCAGGCCTGCCACCGTGCTGGGCACCATGGAGATGGGGCGCCGCATGGACGCGCCCGCCAGTGCCGCGGCTGTCAGCGCCTTCCTGAAGCGCGGCCACACCGAGCTGGACACGGCCTTTATGTACTGCGACGGCCAGTCCGAGAGCATCCTGGGTGGCCTGGGGCTCGGGCTAGGCGGCGGCGACTGCAAAG TGAAAATTGCCACCAAGGCCAATCCCTGGGATGGGAAGTCACTGAAGCCTGACAGTCTCCGGGCCCAGCTGGAGACCTCGCTGAAACGACTGCAGTGCCCCCAGGTGGACCTCTTCTACCTGCACGCACCTGACCATGGCACTCCCGTGGAGGACACCCTGCGTGCTTGCCACCAGCTGCATCAGGAG GGAAAGTTTGTGGAGCTTGGCCTCTCCAACTATGCCGCCTGGGAGGTGGCTGAGATCTGTACCCTCTGCAAGAACAACGGCTGGGTCCTTCCCACTGTGTACCAG GGCATGTACAACGCCACCACACGGCAGGTGGAAACAGAGCTCTTCCCCTGTCTCCGGCGCTTCGGACTGAGGTTCTATGCCTACAACCCTTTGGCTG GGGGCCTGCTGACTGGCAAGTACAAGTATGAAGACAAGGATGGGAAACAGCCTGTGGGCCGCTTCTTTGGAAACAGCTGGGCTGAGACCTACAGGAATCG cttctggaaggagcaccacTTCAAGGCCATTGCCCTGGTGGAGAAGGCCCTGCAGGCCGCTTACAGCTCCGGCGCCCCCAGCATGACCTCGGCCTCCCTCAGGTGGATGTACCACCACTCCCAGCTCCAG GGTGCCCATAAGGATGCGGTCGTCCTGGGCATGTCCAGCCTGGAGCAGCTGGAACAGAACCTGGCAGCGACTGAGGAAGGGCCCCTGGACCCAGCCGTGGTGCAGGCCTTTGATCAAGCCTGGCACCTGGTTGCCCATGAATGTCCCAACTACTTCCGTTAA
- the MRTO4 gene encoding mRNA turnover protein 4 homolog isoform X2, whose amino-acid sequence MRNSRLKDIRNTWKHSRMFFGKNKVMMVALGRSPSDEYKDNLHQVSKKLRGEVGLLFTNRTKEEVDEWFTKYTEMDYARAGNKATFTVSLDPGPLEQFPHSMEPQLRQLGLPTALKRGVVTLLSDYEVCKEGDVLTPEQARVLKLFGYEMAEFKVTVKYMWDAQSGRFQQMGDDLPDSAPESAEESDDDDDDD is encoded by the exons ATGAGGAACAGCAGGTTGAAGGACATCCGGAACACCTGGAAGCACAGCCG GATGTTTTttggcaagaacaaagtgatgATGGTGGCCTTAGGTCGGAGCCCATCTGATGAGTACAAAGACAACCTCCATCAG GTCAGCAAGAAGCTGAGAGGTGAGGTCGGTCTCCTTTTCACCAATCGCACTAAGGAGGAAGTGGATGA GTGGTTCACAAAATACACAGAAATGGACTATGCCCGCGCTGGAAACAAAGCAACTTTTACTGTGAGCCTGGACCCGGGGCCGCTGGAGCAGTTCCCCCACTCCATGGAGCCCCAGCTGAGGCAGCTGGGCCTGCCCACTGCCCTCAAGAGAG GTGTGGTGACCCTGCTGTCCGACTATGAGGTGTGCAAGGAGGGCGACGTGCTGACCCCAGAGCAGGCCCGCGTCCTG AAGCTTTTCGGATATGAGATGGCTGAATTCAAGGTGACCGTCAAATACATGTGGGACGCACAGTCGGGAAGGTTCCAGCAGATGGGAGATGACTTGCCAGACAGCGCCCCCGAGTCAGCAGAAGAATCAGATGATGACGATGACGACGACTGA